The Cotesia glomerata isolate CgM1 linkage group LG7, MPM_Cglom_v2.3, whole genome shotgun sequence genome segment TGTTGAAAAATGAACTCGTgatgaaactttaaaaattaagctCATCTATTTTCTGCAGTTGTTGgaaatctaaaatttaaagaaattattcggataattaattgaaactaATCATcagtattgaaaattaaaaaaaatttttactttaattaatttttatcaatcaatcaacTAATAATTGTTACCAAATGATAATCCATGTTCATTTATAGGAAGTATCAAAAACATGAGTATAATTACCTCTTATCCAGCGAAGAAGAAAAGAAAGAAGATATCAATTGCAATACTAGAATCAAGCGAGTCCCGATGTACAACGACTCATTTACATTCAAACACAAAATACTAATACCTAAGATGTATCACAATAATCCTTCATCGACTTGCTTTTCCAAACAGATTGACTTGGTTTGGAAAGAGTCCTACAACGACGTTCAATACAGTAGGAGCTCTAAAACAATATGCATGGAATTTGTGGATGATGATGAATTTATCTACATTACAAAATTATCGCTGACGTTGTTCAAACACAAAGAGTTGACGGCCATCAacagaataatatttatcacatCATCCACCCGGATTGTGTCGTGGTTCGGCAGGTTCCTGGCTTGGAGATTCCAGGTTCCTAGTGCTATGTTGTTAATTTGTATAGTCTTGATAACAATGGAACAGTTGACGACTGGAAAGAGTAGAAACTCAATGGCGGTGTTTTCTTCGTTGACTTCGACGCTTTTCAACGGAATCAAACTGAACTGTCCTTGTATAATCTTATTAATAGCCATAGTCCGGATTTACTTATTATTGATTTGAAGCTTCCACTGGATGGTGATGTGCCTGaggatattaaaaatattattaatgatattttctGTTCGCTTAAATTAATCTTACAGACCGCAGTAAATagtttattcattaatattatttttggatCATGCAATTTTAATAGTACTTCTTTAGTTtgaattctattattattattattattattattattattgttgttattattattaattgatttgctaaaaatttatctgaaaTTTAAGACATAAAgggtgaaagaaaaaatttttttttcactaattataattacttatttttgggtgaaatatttcgaaaaatacaattttgaaattatacactgagaaaaaaattttcttttgaaaaaaatgaacaatgttttaatgaaaaattaatttgtttaaaattttaatcaaatttgtttcttagctgaagaaataaaaatttttttacgtaaatttcttgttgaaaaaaagttttctagatttggaaagtaaaaattttggataaaaattcacaaattgattttttttcaaatcaaaaaaacttttttcttcagctaagaaataaaattgttttaaattttaaataaattgatttcttgtcacaaaaatgtccatttttttatgaaaattaaattagccaacatctaaaaatttttagaatttttttttattgaaaaaataattacaaaaaaataaaaacaaaaatttttattcgtaaaaaactttaaaaactgtcagtgcaatttaaaaaaaatatttttttgttctaatttaattattaaaaaaaaattaaaaacatcggctaactttagtattatatttttttagaataaattttttctctcagtgtttagttgaaattttttttttttaagtttcctAGTTTTATTCTTTACTCGTATCATTAAGTTTCCGCCAAGAATATCATCATTAAAAACTCTGAAtgaatttattagaaataattagatacattattattcaattaattattattgtaagttttaatattaaatatttgtaaggtagtaaaaaaattttatttattttaataatacgcttaaataaaatatatttaattatatgtatataaaaaatgttaataaaaatatttataaatttataatatttttcaacaatctgtaattatttaaggcaatttataaaacaaaaataagaattttcaatttatatataattaaaaattttttataatttttttatgctaactaaatttagaaaattaaaaaaatttataaaataaccaaTCAAATATTTGGGTCAATAATTTATGATCATATCActtgaagttagctgacaatcgtcaattttttttttaattattacaacaataaatcacaacaaaaaaaaaatgcttctaaaaatttctactaatgatttttttttattttcacaggtggaatttttttgattgaatttttttcataataatttcatagttataaaattctaaaaaaatttttaatatcagctaacttcagtgtgatgttaaaaaatgtttgttgaTCGACCATTGAGTACCAAAACCATGAAAGAACTAACCTACTAATAACTGATCctaaaaaagtgttaaacAATTAGCAACAATGAAACCAAATAAAAGAGCTGATAAGAAGAAACGTATTTGCCAGCATCGTTTGgtcaaaaagttaaataacCACATACAAAAATTATGCCTAAATCTGAACGAATTGTCTAATTATTTAACCACTGATGTGCCGACATTTCAAGATGGCATACCGAGTAATGGCTGCAAAGCAATAAAGACTTAtgttaatgtaataaaaaaagtccatAAAGGTTTTAAAAGTCTGACAGCTAAGTCCGGTAATTTTTTACGAGAAGTTTCCGAACTTAGCTTGAAGTACGTTCCTGTACTCGATTTAGTAGAAAACTCAGAGGAAGAGTTACCTCAGATTAAATTTCATCCGCAGTTACTGAGGTAGTgtagtaattttttgttacatagaatttttttgtattactcAGATGTTAATTAGTTGTCTTCTTTCAGTGGTGAGTCATCTAATGAACATAAACGTCGTTTGTCTTCCGAAGAAGAAGTCCCGGCTAAAGAAGCTAAGGTTAATGAAGTTTTGTCATTAGAAAATTCAGTGGAAGATGACAAAGaacaagaagaaaaaaaaataaaagaagaagaagaaagaaaAGAACAGAATGAAGATGAATATTTGCATATAGACACATCTTCATTAGAAAACTATACAGATGAAGAGAATGATTTTGAGGGAGATGATGAATATTACTCGTCAAATTCTTCGGATGAAGAccaagaagaaatatttaccGTCATCGGGAAAATCATCGGATCATCTATAGAAGAAAACAATAACCCCATAGATCTCTTCGGTGAAGCTATTGACAAAGACAAACTCATCAACATAGCTTCATGCGCAGCTGAATTTGTTTACGAAAGGAATAAAGgtgctaaaataataataattacatcgcAATGTCAAATtgaaaattggtttaaaaaattaagcgcTCGCAAAGAAGAAATGCCTAATGAAGCTAAAATGTTTTtgtatgttttaaaaaataaatttacgagCGATTTTGAAGAGTGGAAGCGTGTAGGTGGTGCGCTGTTGattgaatttgatttttttaagcaaatttACGACCACAAAACAACCGATTCTGAAGAAACAAGCTATCGTGACGCGGTTTTTGACCAGGGATACGAATTGCTTGTTTTGGATCTAATTTGTCCCGTCGATGAGTGGCAGTCTTTCTTCCTGAAGAATATTATCAGCATAATGACTAGCTCGCAGAAGTTAATTCTGCAACCAAAGAAACCGTCGTCtgattaaaattctattaaaaaaaaaattagtcaagagtcactattataattattaattattgttggattaaggggggaaatacgtgtagaagaccattttcattaatttttttatgatataaaaagctaatattatttattgaaactatcagattattttatacatatatttatgagtattttttcgtattaaacAACAATATAACTTAACAAATAGCGGagatatcagctgatacacATCGTAGGATGTCATCCGACTTAGCAGTTGGTGTGCAGTATGaaagccacaatttttatctgaaatcaatggcacagaaaaattactttttttataagtgtATCTTTTATATGAAcctcaattccaaaaaaaaaaaaaaagtaaaaatttgcattttttagagggtTGTGAAATTAAGTCGTgattttttaccattttttcatatattgtttattaaaaaaaaaatagtttaaataaaaatatcgcttATGATGGAGGTTTATATTCAACGTAATTGTATAAAGAAAAGTAATTTTCCTGTACCattgatttcagataaaaattgtggctttCATAATACACACCAACTGCTAAGTCGGAAAACAACCTACGATGTGTGTCAGTTGATATCTCCgttactttttaagttataatgtcataaaatatggaaaaatataaatatatgtataaaataacctgatagtttcaataaaCAACATTAAGGGGACCCGGTGGTCTAGCGGCCcaaaatttaagctattttaaaaaattttatttctatatgaaggtaataattaatgctttcaaattttttttacacatatTCTATTACGTATCAActacacaaaaataaaaatcaaaacaaaaaaaaaaattttttttaaattagaaaaatagtGCTGAAGTTCCCCTCTCCAAAAAAATGGACCTGACTGGTGCGTGTCGATTGATCTCTCCCTTtgatctgaaataaaaaaaaatgacgaatttttaattagtataagTATAGTTATCGTCGGAactagaatgaaaaaaaaaaaaaaaattatttaacaaaatggcGCGTAGTTAAAAGTACGAATCTGAAACtcgttttcaaaaaattctttgaactacgcgccattttgtcaaatattttttttttttcattctagtTCCGACGATAACTATActtatactaattaaaaatccgtcatttttttttatttcagatcagAGGGAGAGATCGATCGACCTGAACCAGTCAGGTCCATTTTTTTTGGAGAGCGGAACTTCAGCGCTATTTttctaatataaaaaaaaatttttttttgttttgattttaatttttatgtagttgataagtaataaaataagtgtaaaaaaaatttgaaagcatTAGTCATTATCTTTATACAGAaagaagatttttaaaatagcttaaattttaGGCCGTTAGACCACCGGGTCCccttaattttcatacctaaaaaaaattaataaaacataagCATGAAAACATCTTTCTATACGTATTTCCTCgcctaaattaattaataacctgGTACACGTTGTAGAATagacaattcaaaaaattgtggtTTAAGTCGACACTCAGATTGAATACAGACAGCATTTTCAGTGGcgcatttttcatttttcctGCGAAATTCGCCAAGTAATGGAGCACTATGCGTGTTGTTAAGCTGAATATACTTCGGCTTACAAGCACATTGATGGTTTTCAAAACATTTTGAATGTAATATAtcttcacaatttttattaattctgcAAAAATTGCCTAACAAtgctataaaataatatgttttcaattttttctattaaaaaaaaatctttgaagAGATAAATTTCGCATAGAAtgcttcaaaatgattttctaaATAGTTTATACCCTTTTGTgtacaagaaaataaattctttgatTTCCTTTGGTATGAGTTCGATTCACCACAGCATTGTACCGCAGAAGTTGGATcacacttaaaaaaatgaatttagtatattatcatttttcaaatcataaaagttacaaaatattGGCGCTTACTGCAACTCCGTATCCCAAACTTGCATTTAAAGTAGTgtagtttaaaattgataaaaaaaaatgatgtatagaagccaaaataatatttccattattttaaattaaattttaagtaagaagaattatttgttataattttttaaaatgatgaatattttgtattaaatttaaaaaagttttcaataaataaataacaaaaagatAACTGTTAATATCGATTGTAAGCATAGATAAGGTTTCAGGGCAGCCCCTGGACACATCATGAAGCCTATTTGTAAGAACCTCAACTCAGTGTGTCATATCAACCCCCCAGCTTCCCCTTCTGCTGACTTAGCACTGTCCACGTCCATAGTACAGGTGAGAAAagtaagcaaaaaaaaaaaacaaaactgaAGCTAACAGAGAAAGGTTTAGTTAGAAAGAAAGAACAAATATATTCACTCTTATAGGGAGAGGCCGACAAAATGTGTATgaagaaaaaagaagaaaaaaataaaccaagCATTTGAACGATAGCCAGTAGTGCATTACCAACTCGTGATTCAATTACTCACCGATATTTACtttgtttttgtttaaatttatcttgATGTTATGTTTAATTGTTTGTtatgtttgtttgttttaaaattttcttgcacTGATGAGAtttgagaagaaataaaaataaaaactgatCGACCGGTTGACAACCGgtaaaaaaacatcaaaaacggATCATCAGGAGGAAGACAACAGTCTTGGAGAAGACTTTTTCCCGACAATGGACCTGAAAGCTGAAGACGATGACAATGTCGTTGAAACCCGTGAACTTTATTTAGTAAACACACCCCGTGACTCTTTGGTGTCTACGGACGTTATCGTTACCGATAATGTTAATGAAGATATAAACAATGACTTGTCATCGAGTACGATAGCCGGTCTTATGGCTGGACAATCAGCCGTTTGCTTTCCAACTAAATTCAGTAAGttaatattgtatttattgCTTATTGTATTAgctcttatttaatttttgtttttaaatatacgtCAATAGATGTAGCATTGCAGGTAGCTGGTTTTAAAACCGTCTAACttgttatattttatctaattaaCTAACTTTCTCCTTTACCTCGAGGCTTGATGGTACCCCAAGTTGCCAACACTCTACCCCACTCAAATTACGTATAACGTAATTTAGggattcaattaaattattgttaaatacaTTAACTTATTGAGAAGTTCCTCGATTATTAACCCTTTTtcatttggaaattttaaagaagaaatactttttttttcctctgcatttttttattttttagagataaaaatttttttttttatatgttaaTTTGTGTAATTACTTTTTAGATTTTCAATGTTTATGGTTTAATTTTCAGTACAATTAAAATGCTGATTTTAAAAGACGCGCTTTagctatttaattataaaaaataattacttattaatagaataattttactgtgtcaatattatcaaaacttgaaaaaattcaagttttttatgaatattttaagataaatatttatttattttgaaataaatttttacaaaattaaatttccaaaaaaaatttattttttaaattaaacatttcaattgaaattatttagaataaaatagGTAACTTGTGTGTTATtggattattaatatatagcATAATCTCAAATCAAGGTCTTGCAACTTTACTGGTATAGAAATAGatatatgaataaaataaatgttaaaagaAGAAGTatgtagaatttaataaatacttctCCGTatatattcttttaaattttaattattcagtcaataaaactaaaaaaaaatcttttgtaAGAAGAAAATgttactatttaaataatttactgatttattttctttgtataatttctttgaatttaattaaagttaataatttacatgAGAAATTTGTTCTTTGCGCTAgggagttaaatttttattatttgtattaaagcGCTTATAAGATTTCAACATCTGTATTTAAACAAATGATTTGAAGCAAacgattaaaatatttagtatcctcaaaaaaaattttataaaattattttaaggaCTCTATTCACACTCAAAAAAGTCCTGATAAATCGACGCTGCGTGAATATAAGGGTCTGAAATCCACGGTGCGTGAATGTAAAGGCCCTTACATTCACGGGGCGTGGATCTATCAGGGCTTTTTTGTTTGTGAATAAACACttcttcattttaaataaactgcatggtgatatttaataaaagaaaatttttttttcactcgatagcagtaaattgtttttatttttatttcttaactatgataaaacttataaatttttttttaaaatgaaaattttttccataaaaaactGTATCGTTATTTCttcattgaaattttattctcctggtaaaaaattactaaaaatgtAAGTATTGAAAactgaattttcaaaaaattaaaattttttatttgtgggACGCACATATCGCGTGCTTAgaggtaaaagggcgtatagTTAAGGTTTAATAGGGATTTGTGctgaaagggcgtataaaaaagttttttttgccattcggtTTGAAATTGTctgaaatgtaaaaatttgtgaaaaaaaaaaagttggtaTTCTCAAGACATACCCTTTCTCAATTTGCCCTTTCAGCTTCAAGAAAAGCACTacttaaaggtaaaagggcacataaaaaaaaattgtcgttTTGATaccaaatgttaaataaataaataaaaacaagttATACTAAAATAACAGCCTTATATACAaagtttgatataaaaaaatagaaaataaatcaatcaaaaacaaattacgtaaaaattaaataatcaatttaaagtaaaaattacgtaattaattaaatcacgcgtactttattgttttttggatatattttcttttttaactgtaaaaaattgtat includes the following:
- the LOC123268684 gene encoding MATH and LRR domain-containing protein PFE0570w-like codes for the protein MKPNKRADKKKRICQHRLVKKLNNHIQKLCLNLNELSNYLTTDVPTFQDGIPSNGCKAIKTYVNVIKKVHKGFKSLTAKSGNFLREVSELSLKYVPVLDLVENSEEELPQIKFHPQLLSGESSNEHKRRLSSEEEVPAKEAKVNEVLSLENSVEDDKEQEEKKIKEEEERKEQNEDEYLHIDTSSLENYTDEENDFEGDDEYYSSNSSDEDQEEIFTVIGKIIGSSIEENNNPIDLFGEAIDKDKLINIASCAAEFVYERNKGAKIIIITSQCQIENWFKKLSARKEEMPNEAKMFLYVLKNKFTSDFEEWKRVGGALLIEFDFFKQIYDHKTTDSEETSYRDAVFDQGYELLVLDLICPVDEWQSFFLKNIISIMTSSQKLILQPKKPSSD